A genomic region of Arachis hypogaea cultivar Tifrunner chromosome 5, arahy.Tifrunner.gnm2.J5K5, whole genome shotgun sequence contains the following coding sequences:
- the LOC112803040 gene encoding ras-related protein Rab7: MSMRRRTLLKVIVLGDSGVGKTSLMNQYVHKKFSQQYKATIGADFVTKELQIDDRLVTLQIWDTAGQERFQSLGVAFYRGADCCVLVYDVNVMKSFDSLENWHEEFLKQANPSDPRMFPFTVLGNKIDIDGGNSRVVSEKKAKDWCTSKGNIPYFETSAKEDYNVDAAFLCIAKTALSNEYDQDIYFQAMPETVPDNEQSGGCAC; this comes from the exons ATGTCAATGCGGAGGCGAACTTTGCTCAAAGTCATTGTTCTTGGCGATAGCGG GGTTGGAAAGACCTCCTTGATGAATCA ATATGTTCATAAGAAGTTTAGTCAGCAATATAAAGCTACAATTGGTGCTGATTTTGTCACTAAAGAACTCCAGATTGACGACAGGCTCGTCACTCTACAA ATATGGGACACTGCAGGGCAAGAGAGATTTCAGAGTCTTGGAGTTGCATTTTATAGAGGGGCAGATTGCTGTGTTTTAGTCTATGATGTTAATGTCATGAAGTCCTTTGATTCCCTCGAAAACTGGCACGAGGAGTTTCTCAAACAG GCAAACCCTTCAGATCCAAGGATGTTTCCTTTTACAGTGCTTGGAAACAAGATTGATATTGATGGTGGGAATAGTCGAGTG GTATCTGAGAAGAAAGCAAAGGACTGGTGCACTTCTAAAGGGAATATTCCCTATTTTGAGACTTCCGCAAAAGAGGACTACAATGTTGATGCTGCATTTTTATGCATTGCGAAGACTGCTCTATCTAATGAATATGACCAAGACAT ATATTTTCAAGCTATGCCTGAGACTGTTCCAGATAACGAGCAAAGTGGCGGGTGTGCATGCTGA